Proteins encoded by one window of Campylobacteraceae bacterium:
- a CDS encoding DUF59 domain-containing protein — protein sequence MYTKDEIFKAVSTVIDPEVEFNLVEMGLIYDAFCNDEGQAKVIMTLSTKACPLHQMIVTWVEEAVLRELIKVQNIEVEVVWEPVWNISMAQEHVKSALTQA from the coding sequence ATGTACACAAAAGATGAGATTTTTAAAGCAGTATCCACAGTAATAGACCCAGAAGTTGAGTTTAATTTAGTTGAAATGGGTTTAATTTATGATGCATTTTGTAATGATGAAGGGCAGGCAAAAGTTATTATGACTTTATCAACAAAAGCCTGTCCTTTGCACCAAATGATTGTAACATGGGTTGAAGAAGCAGTATTAAGAGAACTTATTAAGGTTCAAAATATTGAAGTAGAGGTTGTTTGGGAACCTGTGTGGAATATTTCTATGGCGCAAGAACATGTTAAATCTGCCCTAACTCAAGCTTAA
- a CDS encoding aminotransferase class V-fold PLP-dependent enzyme, whose product MNNLVNKEDFPLTKDIAYVNAANVSLMPLSACDVITSWQKNVAINGCLDFNDVAEETAYDGLRKEGAKLFSCNEKDIAGGSSFSELLNSVAWAIMPQKGQNVVSTQIVFPSTSFSWLRIAAHTSCEMRFVKATDSYVKIDDIIKQIDKNTSVVSISHVEYTGGQVYDLRKLADAAHEHGALLVVDATQSAGAIPIDAPLSGADIIISGAYKWLCGPFGAALMYIKPELQLQLQPGFVGFRSHIDMWDLDPQRLTYAPSARRFESSTMAFGCIKGLEASIKYLTDIGISKIFEYNMVLANKLLEGLNTLDAKIASAQEKEERTSIITCTIKNKDTAYVVNELKKRGVIAHKRQQYIRFSPHLYNNVEDIDKILLSLKEIIK is encoded by the coding sequence ATGAATAATCTTGTAAACAAAGAAGACTTTCCACTGACAAAAGACATAGCTTATGTTAATGCGGCAAATGTCTCTTTGATGCCCTTAAGTGCTTGTGATGTCATTACATCATGGCAAAAAAATGTAGCCATTAATGGTTGCTTGGATTTTAATGATGTAGCCGAAGAAACTGCATATGATGGCCTTAGAAAAGAAGGGGCGAAATTATTTTCATGCAATGAAAAAGATATTGCTGGCGGGTCCTCTTTTTCTGAACTCTTAAACTCAGTAGCTTGGGCCATAATGCCACAAAAAGGTCAAAATGTGGTTAGCACACAAATTGTTTTTCCAAGTACTTCTTTTTCATGGCTTAGAATTGCTGCACATACCTCCTGTGAAATGAGATTTGTAAAAGCTACAGATTCTTACGTGAAAATAGATGATATTATTAAACAAATTGATAAAAATACTTCTGTTGTATCTATTTCTCATGTTGAATATACAGGGGGACAAGTATATGATTTAAGAAAATTAGCAGATGCTGCCCATGAACATGGAGCTTTATTAGTAGTAGATGCTACTCAATCAGCGGGTGCTATTCCTATTGATGCGCCTTTAAGTGGGGCAGATATTATAATATCAGGGGCGTATAAATGGTTATGTGGGCCATTTGGAGCTGCTTTAATGTACATAAAACCCGAATTACAATTACAATTGCAGCCTGGTTTTGTGGGATTTAGATCACATATAGACATGTGGGATTTAGATCCACAGCGACTAACATATGCTCCTAGTGCAAGAAGATTTGAATCCTCAACTATGGCATTTGGATGTATTAAAGGACTAGAGGCATCCATTAAATATCTTACTGATATAGGTATTTCTAAAATTTTTGAATACAATATGGTTTTAGCGAACAAACTTTTAGAGGGCTTAAACACACTGGATGCAAAAATAGCTTCCGCACAAGAAAAAGAAGAAAGAACCTCTATTATTACGTGTACCATCAAGAATAAAGACACAGCTTATGTTGTAAATGAATTAAAAAAACGAGGCGTCATTGCACATAAGAGACAACAATACATACGTTTCTCACCTCATCTTTATAATAATGTAGAGGATATTGATAAAATACTCCTATCTTTAAAAGAAATTATCAAATAA
- the ggt gene encoding gamma-glutamyltransferase, whose translation MLKIKICTLLILVQSIFAQSILEGDRSVPVEAQNGLVVSSHYLATQEALKVLKNGGNAIDAAVTAAFALAVTQPRSGNIGGGGFMLVSNEKTNKVIAIDYREKAPAAAYKDMFLDKNKNVDKKLSRFSHQSAGVPGTVAGLALALEQYGTITLKEALKPAIKLAQKGFVVSARFNKGTTAKQKRLKRYEATKKIFYKKDGSPYKVGDIFIQKDLAKTLKRIAKNGVKEFYTGKTAKLLVKDMKKHGGLITMDDMKNYKATIRKPVHGNYRGYDIYSMSPPSSGGAHVVQILNIMENYDIKAMGHNSAQNIHIMAEAMKRAYVDRAEYLGDSDFVSVPLKGLTSKEYAKELTKSITNKATVSKDLRAGNPLPYESNETTHFSIADKFGNVVSNTYTINFSYGSGIVVKGAGFLLNNEMDDFSSKPGVPNAYGLIGGEANKIEPNKRMLSSMSPTIVKKDGKNFLVTGSPGGSRIITTTLQVISNVIDHNLNILAAVSAPRIHHQWLPDEIRVEEGLSSDTIKLLEQKGHKVVQKKAMGAIQSIMIKDGKFYGAADPRRSTSSALGF comes from the coding sequence ATGTTGAAAATTAAAATATGTACACTTCTAATATTGGTGCAAAGTATTTTTGCTCAAAGTATACTTGAAGGCGATAGATCTGTACCTGTAGAAGCTCAAAATGGCTTGGTAGTAAGCAGTCATTATTTAGCTACACAAGAAGCACTAAAAGTATTGAAAAATGGGGGAAATGCCATTGATGCGGCAGTTACAGCTGCTTTTGCACTTGCTGTTACACAACCTCGTTCTGGAAATATTGGGGGAGGTGGTTTTATGCTGGTATCCAATGAAAAAACAAACAAAGTAATTGCTATTGATTACAGAGAAAAAGCTCCAGCTGCTGCTTATAAAGATATGTTTTTAGATAAAAACAAAAATGTTGATAAAAAACTCTCACGATTTTCCCATCAATCAGCAGGAGTTCCAGGAACAGTAGCAGGACTTGCACTGGCACTTGAACAATATGGAACGATTACCTTAAAAGAAGCTCTTAAACCTGCTATTAAACTGGCACAAAAAGGTTTTGTAGTAAGTGCTAGATTTAATAAAGGAACCACTGCTAAACAAAAAAGACTCAAGCGTTATGAAGCCACTAAAAAAATATTTTACAAAAAAGATGGTTCTCCTTATAAAGTAGGTGATATTTTTATTCAAAAAGATTTAGCAAAAACCTTAAAACGTATTGCTAAAAATGGTGTAAAAGAATTTTACACAGGGAAAACAGCCAAATTACTTGTAAAAGACATGAAAAAACATGGCGGTCTTATTACAATGGATGATATGAAAAACTATAAAGCTACTATTAGAAAACCTGTTCATGGAAACTATAGAGGGTATGATATTTACTCTATGTCACCTCCAAGTTCTGGAGGTGCACATGTAGTCCAAATTCTAAACATCATGGAAAACTACGATATTAAAGCCATGGGTCATAACAGTGCGCAAAATATCCATATTATGGCAGAAGCAATGAAAAGAGCTTATGTAGACAGAGCTGAATATTTAGGCGACAGTGATTTTGTAAGCGTTCCTCTAAAAGGCCTTACATCAAAAGAATATGCCAAAGAATTAACAAAAAGTATTACCAATAAAGCCACAGTATCCAAAGATTTAAGAGCAGGTAATCCTCTTCCTTATGAAAGTAATGAAACCACTCACTTCTCAATAGCTGATAAATTTGGAAATGTTGTTTCAAATACCTATACAATTAACTTCTCTTATGGTTCAGGAATTGTAGTTAAAGGTGCTGGTTTTTTATTAAACAATGAAATGGATGATTTTTCAAGTAAACCAGGAGTGCCTAATGCTTACGGTTTAATTGGAGGAGAAGCTAATAAAATTGAACCCAATAAAAGAATGTTAAGTTCTATGTCCCCTACTATTGTAAAAAAAGACGGTAAAAACTTTTTAGTAACAGGGAGTCCTGGAGGATCTAGAATTATTACAACGACCCTACAAGTAATTTCTAATGTAATTGATCACAATCTTAATATTTTAGCAGCTGTTTCCGCTCCTAGAATTCATCACCAATGGTTACCAGATGAAATTCGAGTAGAAGAAGGTTTAAGTAGTGATACTATTAAACTTTTAGAACAAAAAGGTCATAAAGTAGTTCAGAAAAAAGCAATGGGCGCTATTCAAAGTATCATGATAAAAGATGGTAAGTTTTATGGAGCGGCTGATCCAAGAAGAAGTACATCGAGTGCTTTGGGATTTTAA
- a CDS encoding MMPL family transporter: MLRNFYSKLILKYPLRVLSFLFCALLVFSYYAFKLEIDASAETLLLQNDRDLEFSRQMKKRYEKGDFLVITYEPKEDLLSKTSLDDLKSLSDEILKLPRVESIVSILNVPLLLSPVRGLKDLLNDIKKLQDNKSDKTLVKKEFLNSPLYRNNLVSTDFKTTSLLINLKKDEQYFFLLEQRNALKAKQYTQNLNRIEKEKLKNLNFSFKAYRDKIRKIEHLNIQEIRNIIKKYENNSRIFLGGVNMIADDIVTFVKNDLLVYGSALILILMIVLFLIFKEIKWVLIPILICVCSVIASAGALGFFAWEITVISSNFIALQLIITISIILHLIVRYNELAQKYSKTSQKNLVLNTMLSKFKPSFFAIITTIAGFASLIFSGIAPVINLGWMMSVGIFLSLLLSFIIFPAILICLPKTSKTKSSIKKYSFIQTSANFVQNDSYKIYLFTGFFILISFFGISKLIVENSFISYFKKDTQIYKSMLTIDEKLGGTTPLDIILTFQNEDSFEQENEDSFVEENEDSFDEEFEEEAQDDKYWFTQDKMDKIHAVHNYLSSLEEIGFVQSFATLLQIGKLLNENEELDSFKLALLYNEIPLEYKDLVLSPYINIQFNQVRFSSRIIDSNPSLRRDELIKKIYKDLEKILPNDEIRLSGLMILYNNMLQSLFDSQIKTMFLVILILFFMFLLLFRSFKIALIAIFSNLVPIGIIFAFMGLGGIPLDIMTITIAAISIGIGVDDTIHYIHRYKEEFQKDKSYVNAMQRSHNTIGYAMTYTSLAVILGFSILVLSNLIPTIYFGLLTVVVMFSILASALLLLPKLLIHFKVFDKS; encoded by the coding sequence ATGTTACGTAATTTTTATTCTAAGCTCATTTTAAAATACCCTTTAAGGGTACTTTCTTTCTTATTCTGTGCTTTATTAGTATTTTCATACTATGCTTTTAAATTAGAAATAGATGCATCTGCTGAAACCTTACTTTTACAAAATGACAGAGATTTAGAATTTTCAAGACAAATGAAAAAACGCTATGAAAAAGGCGATTTTTTGGTTATTACTTATGAACCTAAAGAAGATTTATTAAGTAAAACAAGCTTAGATGATTTAAAATCACTTTCGGATGAAATACTAAAACTGCCACGAGTAGAAAGTATTGTTTCAATTTTAAATGTGCCTTTGTTATTATCCCCAGTAAGAGGTTTAAAAGACTTACTTAATGATATAAAAAAACTCCAAGATAATAAAAGCGATAAAACACTTGTAAAAAAAGAGTTTTTAAACTCTCCTTTATATAGAAACAATCTCGTTAGCACTGATTTTAAAACAACAAGTTTGCTTATTAATTTAAAAAAAGATGAGCAGTATTTTTTCTTATTAGAACAAAGAAATGCCCTAAAAGCGAAACAATACACTCAAAATTTAAACAGAATCGAAAAAGAAAAACTTAAAAACCTAAATTTTTCATTTAAAGCCTATAGGGATAAAATAAGAAAGATTGAACACCTGAATATCCAAGAGATAAGAAACATTATAAAAAAATATGAAAATAATTCCCGCATTTTTTTAGGTGGGGTTAATATGATAGCTGATGATATAGTCACTTTTGTAAAAAATGATTTACTTGTATATGGAAGTGCTTTAATTCTTATACTCATGATTGTTTTATTCCTTATTTTTAAAGAAATAAAATGGGTTCTTATTCCTATACTTATTTGTGTGTGCTCCGTAATTGCAAGTGCTGGGGCACTGGGATTTTTTGCTTGGGAGATTACCGTAATCTCTTCTAATTTTATTGCTTTACAATTAATCATTACTATTTCTATAATATTGCATTTAATTGTCAGGTACAATGAATTGGCACAAAAATACAGCAAAACATCACAAAAAAATCTTGTTTTAAATACCATGCTGTCTAAATTTAAACCTTCATTTTTTGCCATTATTACTACCATTGCTGGTTTTGCTTCTTTGATTTTTTCTGGAATTGCACCTGTGATTAACTTAGGCTGGATGATGAGTGTAGGAATTTTTTTATCTTTATTATTGTCTTTTATTATTTTTCCTGCTATTTTAATTTGTTTGCCAAAAACAAGTAAAACTAAAAGCAGTATAAAAAAGTATTCTTTTATACAAACATCTGCTAATTTTGTACAAAATGATTCTTATAAAATTTATCTATTTACAGGATTTTTTATCCTAATTTCTTTTTTTGGTATATCCAAACTTATTGTTGAAAATTCTTTTATCTCTTATTTTAAAAAAGACACACAAATTTATAAAAGTATGTTAACAATAGATGAGAAACTGGGGGGAACAACACCTTTAGATATCATCTTAACATTTCAAAATGAAGACTCTTTTGAACAAGAAAATGAAGATTCTTTTGTTGAAGAGAATGAAGATTCTTTTGATGAAGAATTTGAAGAAGAAGCACAAGATGATAAATATTGGTTCACCCAAGATAAAATGGATAAGATTCATGCAGTTCACAATTATCTTTCATCTTTAGAAGAAATTGGTTTCGTTCAATCTTTTGCTACTTTACTACAAATTGGAAAACTCCTTAATGAAAATGAAGAGCTTGATAGTTTTAAATTGGCTTTGCTTTACAATGAAATTCCACTTGAATACAAAGACTTGGTTTTAAGTCCTTATATTAATATACAATTCAATCAGGTACGTTTTTCAAGCAGAATTATTGATTCAAATCCTTCTTTAAGAAGAGATGAACTAATAAAAAAAATATACAAAGACTTAGAAAAAATACTTCCCAATGATGAAATACGATTAAGTGGACTTATGATTTTGTACAATAATATGTTGCAGTCTTTATTTGATTCGCAAATTAAAACTATGTTTTTAGTAATACTTATTTTATTTTTTATGTTTTTACTTTTATTTAGATCTTTTAAAATTGCTCTTATTGCTATTTTTTCTAATCTTGTACCCATTGGTATTATTTTTGCATTTATGGGATTGGGTGGCATTCCTTTAGATATTATGACTATAACTATTGCTGCTATTTCTATTGGAATTGGAGTAGATGATACCATTCATTATATTCATCGTTACAAAGAAGAATTTCAAAAAGACAAATCATATGTGAATGCCATGCAAAGATCCCATAATACGATTGGTTATGCAATGACCTACACTTCTTTAGCTGTCATCCTTGGTTTTTCTATTTTAGTACTGTCAAACTTGATTCCAACCATTTATTTTGGTTTATTAACGGTAGTAGTAATGTTTAGTATTTTAGCTTCTGCTTTACTTTTATTACCAAAATTACTTATTCATTTCAAAGTTTTTGATAAAAGCTAG
- a CDS encoding ABC transporter substrate-binding protein, with amino-acid sequence MKVLLKTIFILLAVSLSLHAIEENKIKEVMKTQIDSILVIMQNKELDKKTTASKVFNLLDSIFDYKTMSKISLGKNWKKLSSQQKDAFAKSFEKKLKFSYMDKLDLYTDEKVLIKELFKKKKNRIQLYTDLLGKDASFEIIYKFHKNKNNDWLIYDVKIIGVSIIQTYRKQFSAYLKDNTLEALINSL; translated from the coding sequence ATGAAAGTATTATTAAAAACAATTTTTATTTTATTGGCTGTAAGTTTAAGCCTACATGCAATAGAAGAAAACAAAATTAAAGAAGTAATGAAAACGCAAATAGATTCTATTTTAGTAATTATGCAAAATAAAGAATTAGACAAAAAAACCACTGCATCTAAAGTATTTAACCTATTAGACAGTATTTTTGATTACAAAACTATGAGTAAAATTTCTCTTGGTAAAAATTGGAAAAAACTTTCATCTCAACAAAAAGATGCTTTTGCTAAATCTTTTGAAAAGAAACTAAAATTTTCTTATATGGATAAACTCGATTTGTATACAGATGAAAAGGTTCTTATAAAAGAGTTGTTTAAAAAGAAAAAAAATAGAATACAACTCTATACTGATTTATTAGGAAAAGATGCAAGCTTTGAAATTATTTATAAGTTTCATAAAAACAAAAACAATGATTGGCTGATTTATGATGTTAAAATCATAGGCGTAAGTATTATTCAAACCTATAGAAAACAATTCTCTGCGTATTTGAAAGATAATACTTTAGAAGCACTTATTAATTCTTTATAA
- a CDS encoding helix-turn-helix domain-containing protein — protein sequence MSLVSLKKSLEIDKNLYAKKPYFGMDIYAKDFEVNSCIVLENNGEGLKGIPIKCGYYELNLSLVGTSRRQINQFEYKILPRSLQLILAKDMHSFLYEKNSHEYIILFDENFLTKEIKELILFHRKNQALALLDTTSFNKVLELYKQIDCEFKKKDINYIEFIKVLLTQILYLLKREKLNNKKVVYTRQEELSNQFLSLIEESFLTKKTLQDYAFILRITPKYLSKIIKDTHNKSALYCIHTRIIKEIQYLLCYSHKSIKEICSYLNFKDISTLGRFFKKYEKITLKEYRLKYQSQAIKR from the coding sequence ATGTCACTGGTATCTCTTAAAAAAAGTCTTGAAATTGATAAAAACCTTTATGCAAAAAAGCCCTATTTTGGTATGGATATTTATGCTAAAGATTTTGAAGTTAATTCTTGTATTGTTCTGGAAAATAATGGGGAGGGATTAAAAGGCATACCTATAAAGTGTGGTTATTATGAACTAAATCTTTCCCTTGTGGGTACATCAAGGCGTCAAATCAATCAATTTGAGTATAAAATATTGCCCCGTTCTCTACAATTAATCCTAGCAAAAGATATGCACTCCTTTTTATATGAAAAAAATAGCCATGAATACATTATTTTATTTGATGAAAACTTTTTAACAAAAGAGATAAAAGAATTAATTTTATTTCATAGAAAAAATCAGGCCTTAGCTCTTTTAGATACTACTTCTTTTAATAAAGTTCTTGAACTCTACAAACAAATTGATTGTGAATTTAAAAAGAAAGACATAAACTATATAGAATTCATTAAAGTATTATTAACACAAATTCTGTATTTATTAAAAAGAGAAAAACTCAATAATAAAAAAGTAGTATATACAAGGCAAGAAGAATTATCAAATCAATTTTTATCTTTAATAGAAGAGTCATTCTTAACAAAAAAAACCTTGCAAGACTACGCTTTCATACTAAGAATTACACCCAAATATTTAAGTAAGATTATAAAAGATACACATAACAAAAGTGCCCTTTATTGTATTCATACGCGGATAATAAAAGAAATCCAGTATTTATTGTGTTATTCACATAAAAGTATTAAAGAAATATGCTCTTATTTGAATTTTAAGGATATTTCAACTTTAGGAAGATTTTTTAAAAAATACGAAAAAATTACCTTAAAAGAATACAGACTTAAATATCAATCACAAGCCATAAAAAGGTAG
- a CDS encoding VacJ family lipoprotein gives MSKIRFLMKILFLCVFTILLFTACSNKKEIHPNKDVIELHKNDISENEDDFDDEFSNEEEDLDPLKYYNQAMTQFNDVLYTYALSPVASTYADVIHKDVRGMVSNFFSNLMFPIRFVNNVLQFKFQEAGEETGRFLINSTIGFLGFFDPASEGFNLKEHKEDFGQTLGYWGVGSGFHIVLPIFGPSNVRDLIGFSVDGMLDPTFSTEKKSWKIPDNLEKSIGLKTLETVNSTSFKLGQYENLKKDAIDLYPFLKEIYEQKRNHEIKE, from the coding sequence ATGTCAAAAATAAGGTTTTTAATGAAAATACTTTTTCTATGCGTTTTTACAATATTATTGTTTACTGCCTGTAGCAATAAAAAAGAGATACATCCCAACAAAGATGTTATTGAACTTCACAAGAATGATATAAGTGAAAACGAAGATGATTTTGATGATGAATTTTCAAATGAAGAAGAGGATTTAGATCCCTTAAAATACTACAACCAAGCTATGACACAATTTAATGATGTATTGTATACCTATGCATTAAGCCCAGTAGCTAGTACTTATGCAGATGTTATTCATAAAGATGTAAGAGGAATGGTATCTAATTTCTTTTCAAACTTGATGTTCCCTATTCGTTTTGTAAACAATGTTCTGCAATTTAAGTTTCAAGAAGCAGGAGAAGAAACAGGACGATTTTTAATCAATTCAACTATAGGTTTTTTAGGTTTTTTTGATCCAGCAAGTGAGGGTTTTAATTTAAAAGAGCATAAAGAAGATTTTGGACAAACCTTAGGATATTGGGGTGTTGGTTCTGGTTTTCATATAGTATTGCCTATTTTTGGACCTTCTAATGTAAGAGATTTAATTGGTTTTTCTGTTGATGGGATGTTAGATCCTACCTTTTCAACAGAGAAAAAATCTTGGAAAATACCAGACAATTTAGAAAAATCAATAGGACTTAAAACACTAGAAACAGTCAATTCTACTTCTTTTAAATTAGGTCAATATGAAAATCTTAAAAAAGATGCAATAGATTTATATCCTTTCTTAAAAGAAATATATGAACAAAAAAGAAATCATGAGATAAAGGAATAA
- a CDS encoding DUF2817 domain-containing protein has product MLKKWNNEDKKKWFNEQKIQRSYKDEVVSKLNACTKDFNITTYASLLVDDKKYEFYSLESKDFDIKKDTVLVTGGVHGYETSGIKGALDFLLNHSKDYLQNFNFIIVPCVSPWAYESINRWNAKAIDPNRNFVPNSSSEEARFLFEYITSLKLEFLLHVDLHETTNSDNTIYRPALAKRDGIEVKDWEIPDGFYLVGDVHDPKHDFQEAIIKEVKKVTKIAPSDKNNKIIGESISQEGVINYEIKALGLCTGFTNAIFNTTTEVYPDSKNVSEEECIKAQVVTICSALEYLIKNKSYTL; this is encoded by the coding sequence ATGTTAAAAAAATGGAACAATGAAGATAAAAAAAAGTGGTTTAATGAACAGAAGATACAACGCTCGTATAAGGATGAGGTGGTGTCAAAATTAAATGCCTGTACAAAGGATTTTAACATTACTACTTATGCTTCTTTGTTAGTAGATGATAAAAAATATGAATTCTATTCACTGGAATCAAAAGATTTTGATATTAAGAAAGATACGGTCTTAGTTACAGGAGGAGTTCATGGATATGAAACAAGTGGAATAAAAGGAGCATTAGATTTTTTGTTAAATCATAGCAAGGATTATTTACAGAACTTTAACTTTATTATTGTGCCTTGCGTAAGCCCTTGGGCCTATGAGAGTATTAATCGTTGGAATGCTAAAGCTATTGATCCTAATAGAAATTTTGTTCCCAATAGTAGCAGTGAAGAAGCACGTTTTTTATTTGAATACATCACTTCTTTAAAGCTTGAGTTTTTACTTCATGTAGATTTGCATGAAACAACCAACAGTGATAATACAATTTATAGACCTGCTTTAGCCAAACGTGATGGAATAGAAGTAAAAGATTGGGAAATTCCTGATGGGTTTTATTTAGTAGGAGATGTTCATGATCCTAAACATGATTTTCAAGAGGCCATTATTAAAGAAGTAAAAAAAGTAACCAAAATTGCTCCCAGTGATAAAAACAATAAAATCATTGGAGAAAGCATTTCACAAGAAGGCGTAATTAATTATGAAATAAAAGCTTTGGGTTTATGCACTGGTTTTACTAATGCAATTTTTAATACAACAACTGAGGTTTATCCAGATAGCAAAAACGTAAGTGAAGAAGAATGTATAAAAGCACAAGTAGTTACTATTTGCTCTGCATTAGAATATTTAATTAAAAATAAAAGTTATACTTTATAA
- a CDS encoding tetratricopeptide repeat protein, with the protein MRKILHTMTLFIILALFTGCAITKTVVGDFYLEHKKYDSGQKYFKNKLKENNSDASSQYYYGRFLLLKKNEKEALVHLKKAVALDNKNADYHSWLAIAYSRQKEYNKEREAYLKALKINKNHLQSLTYLAHNYYEAKEYKNALKYYAKSLKLQKFNHASLYNRALSLNKLRRMPEEKLAWLAYLEYYPSGLFAQKAVRFLNTLGSFDYRNHIIGIRTLTLKNIRFENFEATIDNSSNSSLDLLGKILNKKTKIDIHIVVYQQNNILLAKEKAKSIQKYLLKKYPNIDASRLKLSWFDTAKILLINKRKYIRGEHVDFISINEKKK; encoded by the coding sequence ATGAGAAAAATTCTTCATACAATGACATTATTTATAATACTTGCTCTTTTTACAGGGTGTGCAATTACAAAAACAGTGGTAGGTGATTTTTATTTAGAACATAAAAAGTATGACAGTGGACAGAAGTATTTTAAAAATAAACTAAAAGAGAATAATAGCGACGCTTCTTCACAATACTATTATGGACGTTTTCTTTTGCTAAAAAAGAATGAAAAAGAAGCGCTTGTTCATTTGAAAAAAGCAGTTGCATTGGATAATAAAAATGCGGATTATCACAGTTGGTTGGCTATTGCTTATTCCAGACAGAAAGAATATAACAAAGAAAGAGAAGCTTATTTAAAAGCGCTTAAGATAAATAAAAATCATTTGCAGTCATTGACGTACTTAGCACATAACTATTATGAAGCTAAAGAATACAAAAATGCCTTAAAATACTATGCAAAATCGCTAAAACTTCAAAAATTTAATCATGCTTCTTTATATAACAGAGCTTTATCTTTAAACAAACTAAGAAGAATGCCTGAGGAAAAACTAGCATGGCTTGCGTATTTAGAATATTACCCTTCTGGCTTATTTGCCCAAAAAGCAGTTCGGTTTTTAAATACTTTGGGAAGTTTTGATTATAGAAATCATATTATAGGAATAAGAACCCTTACACTTAAAAATATACGTTTTGAAAACTTTGAAGCAACAATTGATAACTCTTCCAATAGTTCCTTAGATCTATTGGGCAAAATATTAAACAAAAAAACTAAAATTGACATTCATATTGTTGTATATCAACAAAACAATATTTTATTGGCCAAAGAAAAAGCAAAAAGTATTCAAAAATATCTTCTTAAAAAGTACCCAAATATTGACGCATCAAGATTAAAACTAAGTTGGTTTGATACAGCTAAAATACTTTTGATAAATAAAAGAAAATATATTCGGGGAGAACATGTCGATTTTATTAGCATAAATGAAAAAAAGAAATAG
- a CDS encoding GGDEF domain-containing protein, translating into MKNLLKEVTYKTIKTFKAQDIVLPGDYSQQFSLHAKECDLDLEEEDIVLKSLFQDKDELVNITNETSSNLSSLHQTTSNAKLAIENKNASALLIVHKEIVAMQKKIESLQEQLCTDTLTKAKNRKWFLDYYLFDEKFIDDGYLVFIDLNNFKYVNDTYGHIMGDMVLKYLSTYLQDEIKGHNTSLVRYAGDEFMIVFNNHLPKDRLINFLDKIQEKLAKRKLKSKITDTLQFSYSYGITSFVKEDTFTDILEIADARMYENKQKMKNKEYLEKFN; encoded by the coding sequence ATGAAAAATCTATTAAAAGAAGTAACATATAAAACAATCAAAACTTTCAAAGCACAAGATATTGTTCTACCAGGTGATTATTCACAGCAGTTCTCACTGCATGCAAAAGAATGTGATTTAGATTTAGAAGAAGAAGATATTGTACTAAAAAGTCTTTTCCAAGATAAAGATGAATTAGTAAATATTACAAATGAAACCTCTTCCAATCTTAGTTCTCTTCATCAAACAACCTCTAATGCAAAACTTGCAATTGAGAATAAAAATGCAAGTGCACTTTTAATTGTCCACAAGGAAATAGTAGCAATGCAAAAAAAGATTGAGTCTTTACAAGAACAACTTTGTACAGATACTCTAACAAAAGCTAAAAATAGAAAATGGTTTTTAGATTATTATCTTTTTGATGAAAAATTCATTGATGATGGATATCTTGTTTTTATTGATTTAAACAATTTTAAATATGTTAATGATACTTATGGTCATATAATGGGAGATATGGTTTTAAAATATCTTTCTACTTATTTGCAAGATGAAATTAAAGGACACAATACCAGTTTGGTTCGTTATGCAGGAGATGAGTTCATGATTGTTTTTAATAATCATTTGCCAAAAGACCGGCTCATTAATTTTTTAGATAAAATTCAAGAAAAACTTGCTAAAAGAAAATTAAAATCAAAGATTACTGATACTTTGCAATTCTCTTATTCTTATGGAATTACAAGTTTTGTAAAAGAGGATACTTTTACTGATATATTAGAAATAGCAGATGCAAGAATGTATGAAAATAAGCAAAAAATGAAAAACAAAGAATATTTAGAAAAATTTAATTAA